The following coding sequences are from one Sesamum indicum cultivar Zhongzhi No. 13 linkage group LG11, S_indicum_v1.0, whole genome shotgun sequence window:
- the LOC105173232 gene encoding glutathione S-transferase zeta class-like isoform X2: MEQMHSCPVDSSSAPKLVLYSYWQSSCSWRVRFALNLKGLSYEYRAVNLAKGEQFTSEFGRLNPLHYVPVLVDGDVVVSDSYAILLYLEEKYPQKALLPADPQLRAINLQKYIEETVGPEEPQAWAHVHIEKGLLALEKLLNNCAGPYATGEEVCMADVFLAPQIAVATKRFNVDMSKFPILRMVYESCNALPEFQASLPDRQPDAVQ; encoded by the exons ATGGAGCAG ATGCATAGCTGCCCAGTTGATTCTTCGTCAGCTCCAAAGCTTGTTCTCTACTCTTACTGGCAGAGTTCTTGTTCTTGGCGTGTGCGTTTTGCCTTGAATCTTAAAG GACTTTCTTATGAGTACAGAGCTGTCAATCTTGCAAAAGGAGAGCAGTTCACTTCAG AGTTTGGGAGATTAAATCCCCTTCACTACGTCCCAGTTTTGGTTGACGGGGATGTAGTTGTTTCAGACTCTTATGCAATTCTACTG TATTTAGAGGAGAAGTATCCACAGAAAGCACTTTTACCTGCTGATCCTCAACTAAGAGCAATCAATCTCCAG AAGTATATCGAGGAAACGGTGGGCCCTGAAGAACCTCAAGCATGGGCACATGTCCATATAGAAAAGGGCTTACTTG CTCTTGAGAAGCTACTAAACAATTGTGCCGGCCCATATGCTACAGGAGAAGAAGTTTGTATG GCTGACGTATTCTTGGCCCCTCAAATTGCAGTAGCTACAAAGCGGTTTAATGTCGATATG TCCAAGTTCCCGATTCTGCGTATGGTATACGAGTCGTGCAATGCATTGCCTGAATTCCAAGCTTCTTTGCCTGACAGACAACCTGATGCTGTGCAGTGA
- the LOC105173232 gene encoding glutathione S-transferase zeta class-like isoform X1 yields MEQMHSCPVDSSSAPKLVLYSYWQSSCSWRVRFALNLKGLSYEYRAVNLAKGEQFTSEFGRLNPLHYVPVLVDGDVVVSDSYAILLYLEEKYPQKALLPADPQLRAINLQAASIVSSSIQPLHMLSLLKYIEETVGPEEPQAWAHVHIEKGLLALEKLLNNCAGPYATGEEVCMADVFLAPQIAVATKRFNVDMSKFPILRMVYESCNALPEFQASLPDRQPDAVQ; encoded by the exons ATGGAGCAG ATGCATAGCTGCCCAGTTGATTCTTCGTCAGCTCCAAAGCTTGTTCTCTACTCTTACTGGCAGAGTTCTTGTTCTTGGCGTGTGCGTTTTGCCTTGAATCTTAAAG GACTTTCTTATGAGTACAGAGCTGTCAATCTTGCAAAAGGAGAGCAGTTCACTTCAG AGTTTGGGAGATTAAATCCCCTTCACTACGTCCCAGTTTTGGTTGACGGGGATGTAGTTGTTTCAGACTCTTATGCAATTCTACTG TATTTAGAGGAGAAGTATCCACAGAAAGCACTTTTACCTGCTGATCCTCAACTAAGAGCAATCAATCTCCAG GCTGCAAGTATTGTGTCTTCCAGCATACAGCCTCTTCACATGTTATCGCTGCTG AAGTATATCGAGGAAACGGTGGGCCCTGAAGAACCTCAAGCATGGGCACATGTCCATATAGAAAAGGGCTTACTTG CTCTTGAGAAGCTACTAAACAATTGTGCCGGCCCATATGCTACAGGAGAAGAAGTTTGTATG GCTGACGTATTCTTGGCCCCTCAAATTGCAGTAGCTACAAAGCGGTTTAATGTCGATATG TCCAAGTTCCCGATTCTGCGTATGGTATACGAGTCGTGCAATGCATTGCCTGAATTCCAAGCTTCTTTGCCTGACAGACAACCTGATGCTGTGCAGTGA